The following are encoded in a window of Paraburkholderia hospita genomic DNA:
- a CDS encoding aromatic acid exporter family protein, with protein sequence MSTASYAHKPLTPFHRALARFSLSENAKYVKLALGLWIGFWIPYSLGYPEAAVALASSTMLTLALGSSISAARGYFYRRVMSNVVAMPIATLVIWLTAPHLLLGTLLLPLVIFAIVRLRPSLFQMTSITIPMTLVLYTGEHIPLLEQRLIGVVLGMLLGFIIQQIVFPPDHGFWANRLVNDGNEQALQALGQLASGQHDSAQLKTIIGQLRKSSTDLKESHGLLKLDLEQAWMSPHLQRNRDRLPLFWCYHELFDSLVNFLETLDTFHEQFTALDPRWREAFLAGLARLLDAHGKLALVADLRVERAALEAKPLQMDALRDIVDTLPAPGVFTSVYLGHLTGYGILLCRLSDMHTQHLAAAQPSTAT encoded by the coding sequence ATGTCGACCGCTTCGTACGCCCACAAGCCGCTGACGCCGTTTCACCGCGCGCTCGCGCGCTTCTCGCTTTCGGAAAACGCCAAGTACGTGAAGCTCGCGCTCGGGCTGTGGATCGGCTTCTGGATTCCCTACAGCCTCGGTTATCCTGAAGCGGCCGTCGCGCTCGCCAGTTCGACGATGCTCACGCTCGCGCTCGGCAGCTCGATCTCCGCCGCGCGCGGCTACTTCTATCGACGTGTGATGTCGAACGTCGTCGCGATGCCGATCGCCACGCTCGTGATCTGGCTCACGGCGCCGCATCTGTTGCTCGGCACGCTGCTGCTGCCGCTCGTGATCTTCGCGATCGTGCGCCTGAGGCCGTCGCTGTTCCAGATGACGAGCATCACGATTCCGATGACGCTCGTGCTCTACACGGGCGAACATATTCCGCTGCTCGAACAGCGCCTGATCGGCGTCGTGCTGGGCATGCTGCTCGGCTTCATCATCCAGCAGATCGTCTTTCCGCCCGATCACGGCTTCTGGGCGAATCGTCTCGTCAACGATGGCAACGAACAGGCGTTGCAAGCGCTCGGCCAACTCGCGTCGGGCCAGCACGATTCGGCGCAACTGAAAACGATCATCGGCCAGTTGCGCAAGTCGAGCACCGACCTGAAAGAATCGCACGGCCTGCTCAAGCTCGATCTGGAGCAGGCGTGGATGTCGCCTCATCTGCAGCGCAATCGCGACCGGCTGCCGCTGTTCTGGTGTTATCACGAACTGTTCGACTCGCTCGTCAACTTCCTGGAGACGCTCGATACGTTTCACGAGCAGTTCACAGCGCTCGATCCCCGCTGGCGCGAAGCGTTTCTCGCCGGGCTCGCCAGACTGCTCGACGCGCACGGCAAGCTCGCGCTGGTGGCCGATCTGCGTGTCGAACGCGCGGCGCTCGAAGCGAAGCCCTTGCAGATGGATGCATTGCGCGACATCGTCGATACCTTGCCCGCGCCCGGCGTATTCACGAGCGTCTATCTGGGCCATCTGACGGGTTACGGCATTCTGCTGTGCCGGCTGAGCGACATGCATACGCAGCATCTGGCGGCCGCGCAGCCATCGACTGCGACGTGA
- a CDS encoding GNAT family N-acetyltransferase produces MSETSPAAAPVIRDATDADFHSIQAIYAHHVLTGVASFEETPPSVDDLRQRRAAVLSHGLPYIVAIVDGKLAGYAYATLYRPRIAYRFTIEDSIYIDDAYRGRGVGRALLAELIERCEQGPWRQMIAVIADGGRGGSLSLHRNAGFELVGTLKAVGFKHGRWLDSTVMQRTLGQGSEALPADAETASD; encoded by the coding sequence ATGAGCGAGACCTCCCCGGCCGCCGCGCCCGTCATCCGCGACGCCACCGACGCCGACTTCCACTCCATCCAGGCCATCTACGCGCACCACGTTCTGACAGGCGTCGCTTCGTTCGAAGAGACGCCGCCGTCCGTCGACGATTTGCGGCAGCGCCGCGCGGCCGTGCTTTCGCATGGCTTGCCGTATATCGTGGCGATTGTCGACGGCAAGCTCGCGGGGTACGCGTATGCGACGCTCTATCGTCCGCGAATCGCGTATCGCTTTACGATCGAAGACTCGATCTATATCGACGATGCGTACCGTGGCCGCGGCGTCGGGCGCGCGCTGCTCGCGGAACTCATCGAGCGATGCGAACAGGGCCCGTGGCGCCAGATGATCGCCGTCATCGCCGATGGCGGACGCGGCGGCTCGCTGTCGCTGCACCGTAACGCCGGGTTCGAACTGGTCGGCACGTTGAAGGCGGTCGGCTTCAAGCATGGCCGATGGCTCGACTCGACGGTGATGCAGCGCACGCTCGGACAGGGCAGCGAGGCACTGCCCGCCGACGCCGAAACCGCCAGCGACTGA
- a CDS encoding putative glycolipid-binding domain-containing protein, with translation MREVRWTPEEGEGVEHLAFDARVDGFYAESVLVGERDDRAYGLMYRVKCDPQWRTLHAWLKVTGGPELELHGDGEGNWRDGHGLVLTSLAGCIDIDIAATPFTNTLPIRRLQLAKGARESIGVVFISTPDLQVSRVEQAYTCIEPDSEYRYEGIDTGFAAELKVDEDGLVIDYPMMFTRTLPLV, from the coding sequence ATGCGTGAAGTGCGTTGGACCCCGGAAGAGGGCGAAGGCGTCGAGCATCTCGCATTCGACGCGCGCGTCGACGGCTTTTACGCCGAAAGCGTGCTGGTCGGCGAACGCGATGACCGCGCGTACGGCCTCATGTACCGCGTGAAATGCGATCCGCAATGGCGCACGCTGCACGCGTGGCTAAAGGTGACGGGCGGCCCCGAACTCGAATTGCACGGTGACGGCGAGGGCAACTGGCGCGATGGGCATGGGCTTGTGCTGACATCGCTGGCGGGCTGCATCGATATCGACATCGCCGCCACGCCGTTCACGAACACGCTGCCGATCCGCCGTCTGCAACTGGCTAAGGGCGCGCGCGAGTCGATTGGCGTCGTGTTCATTTCGACGCCCGATTTGCAGGTCTCGCGCGTCGAGCAGGCGTACACGTGCATCGAGCCGGACAGCGAGTATCGCTACGAAGGCATCGACACCGGCTTCGCGGCGGAATTAAAAGTGGACGAGGACGGACTCGTCATCGACTATCCGATGATGTTCACGCGCACGTTGCCGCTAGTCTGA